Proteins encoded within one genomic window of Flavobacterium gilvum:
- a CDS encoding DUF3826 domain-containing protein, with product MKNKRMKALLLIGFLIINTVIRAQSVSTAEEDITKAKEWITSLSLNDSSKENRLIQVVATHLSTIKDWHNTHPASTVPAGINPLDGKPLSELHRQIIADSAIPSTTHESLMSGLRKDLSEDQVALVLDKYTIGKVAFTMKGYQSIVPDMTATETAEIQKLLEKAREQAVDYKSMKEISAIFEIYKTQAEQYLNNHGRNWRQMYGDYTKKIKAEKEAKKQK from the coding sequence ATGAAAAATAAAAGAATGAAAGCATTATTGCTCATTGGATTTCTAATTATAAACACTGTCATCAGAGCGCAATCTGTTTCAACGGCCGAAGAGGATATTACAAAAGCAAAAGAGTGGATTACCTCTTTATCATTAAATGACAGCTCGAAGGAAAATAGATTAATACAAGTAGTTGCTACTCATCTTTCCACAATAAAAGATTGGCATAATACCCACCCCGCCTCTACAGTTCCTGCGGGAATTAATCCTCTGGACGGGAAGCCTCTTTCAGAACTTCATCGGCAAATTATTGCAGATTCGGCAATACCTTCTACAACTCATGAAAGTTTAATGAGTGGGTTAAGAAAAGATTTAAGCGAAGACCAAGTAGCTTTGGTTTTAGACAAATACACTATTGGAAAAGTAGCTTTCACGATGAAAGGCTACCAATCTATTGTTCCTGATATGACAGCTACAGAAACTGCTGAAATTCAAAAATTATTAGAAAAGGCTCGTGAACAGGCAGTGGATTATAAGAGCATGAAAGAGATATCGGCTATTTTTGAAATTTATAAAACCCAAGCTGAACAATATTTAAACAACCACGGTCGTAATTGGCGTCAGATGTATGGTGATTATACCAAAAAAATTAAGGCAGAAAAAGAAGCCAAGAAACAAAAGTAG
- a CDS encoding malectin domain-containing carbohydrate-binding protein encodes MKKAVFFIVSFFSSFCMVFSQSNKESAGFRKEVSLNSSWETIILDNPSQEETFVKNLKTNADWEKVNVPHNWDQYYGFRRTKHGNLHGIAWYHKTLKLDKEYASKKLFLFFEGVSSYATVWVNGKKVGEHKGGRTTFTLNITNAVSFEKENNIVVKASHPSFIADLPWVCGGCSGEWGFSEGSQPMGIFRPVTLVVTNAIRIEPFGVHIWNDKATSKEKAVLNVTAEIKNYGKSDRYLTIVNTLYDKDGKKVATSKSETNSFVGKTNEIAQSLPEILQPKLWSPANPYLYQLVTTILEKGKKIDELKTPYGIRWVSWPVSRDGKDNRFFINDEPLFINGTCEYEHLIGNSHSFSKEQIHSRIEQIKASGFNAFREAHQPHNLEYQKELDENGILFWSQFSAHIWYDTPEFKENFKTLLREWIKERRNSPSVVMWGLQNESTIPAAFAEECTKIIREMDPMSASQRIVTTCNGGEGTDWNVVQNWSGTYGGDPFNYDVEMSKQLLNGEYGAWRSHDLHTEGEFDQKGTLSENRFSQLMEIKVREAESVKDKIAGQFNWLFASHENPGRVQNGEGFRDIDKVGPVNYKGLFSIWGEPLDAYYMYRANYVSNKTNPMVYIVSHTWTNRWASAGIKSGIDVYSNCDEVELFNNVDKTSLGRLKNPGLGQHFQWNNVMIKYNVLYAVGYLNGKAVAKDYIILNGLPKAPNFSVLETENDVFLKPAKDYNYIYRVNCGGGQMTDAFGNTWQADVHKSGDGTWGSLSWTDNFKQLPDFYASQRSTFDPIAGTNDWKLFQDFRYGIDKLRYEFPAPDGEYLVELYFIEPWYGTGGGLDCKGWRLFDVAINDKVVLKDFDIWNQVGHDKALKKTFVVKSKNGKIVISFPNVKASQAIISAIAIATKDKTVKGAPASSGNIQNVVIDTEDKTACKIDSWLDINSVQYSNGNVFFTKLPSEVFGAEYLQFPVNAKTTGSFETKEDSDIYLLVPRKPKDSIPGYKEIEGSARNSEGIEFTVFQKKVKKGEKVFFENFESLSSVAVVPTYDMGEKDDSRPVVLIEAETAKTDGSGIQKANFKKSDYVEFTQKTKNSIQFEVKPGVAGIYLMRFRYMNRNETPLKVKFKMEDAYGILMRNDTIEFPPSPEKWKVLNTTSGGYINAGTYTITLESEDMQGLLLDSFEFQ; translated from the coding sequence ATGAAGAAAGCAGTTTTTTTTATAGTTAGTTTTTTTTCAAGTTTTTGCATGGTATTTAGCCAAAGCAATAAGGAATCAGCGGGATTCCGTAAAGAAGTTTCGCTTAATTCTTCTTGGGAAACAATCATTTTAGATAATCCGTCACAAGAAGAAACATTTGTAAAAAACCTAAAGACAAACGCCGACTGGGAAAAAGTAAACGTTCCTCACAATTGGGATCAGTATTACGGATTCCGAAGAACAAAACATGGCAATCTGCATGGAATAGCCTGGTATCACAAAACATTAAAACTAGACAAAGAATATGCTTCAAAAAAGCTTTTCCTTTTTTTTGAAGGAGTAAGTTCCTATGCTACTGTTTGGGTAAACGGAAAAAAAGTTGGTGAACATAAAGGCGGGAGAACCACTTTTACACTAAATATAACCAATGCTGTTTCTTTCGAAAAAGAAAATAATATAGTAGTCAAAGCTTCACATCCGTCATTTATCGCCGATTTGCCTTGGGTTTGCGGAGGTTGTTCAGGCGAGTGGGGATTTTCAGAAGGTTCACAACCGATGGGGATTTTCAGACCGGTGACTTTGGTCGTTACCAATGCCATTCGGATAGAACCTTTTGGTGTCCATATTTGGAATGACAAAGCAACTTCCAAAGAAAAAGCTGTTTTAAATGTTACCGCCGAAATCAAAAACTACGGAAAATCGGACAGGTATTTAACAATAGTAAATACTCTTTATGACAAAGACGGAAAAAAAGTTGCTACTTCAAAAAGTGAAACGAACAGCTTTGTAGGTAAAACAAACGAAATAGCACAATCGCTCCCCGAAATTTTACAGCCAAAATTATGGTCGCCAGCCAATCCTTATTTGTACCAATTGGTTACCACTATTTTAGAAAAAGGGAAAAAAATTGATGAGCTAAAAACACCTTACGGAATTCGTTGGGTAAGCTGGCCGGTGAGCAGAGATGGAAAAGACAATCGTTTTTTTATCAACGATGAGCCATTGTTTATTAACGGAACCTGTGAATACGAACATTTAATAGGGAACAGTCATTCGTTTTCGAAAGAACAAATCCATTCGAGAATTGAACAAATAAAAGCCAGCGGATTCAATGCCTTTCGCGAAGCGCATCAACCACATAATTTGGAATATCAGAAGGAATTAGACGAAAATGGTATTTTGTTTTGGAGCCAGTTTTCGGCGCATATTTGGTACGATACTCCCGAATTCAAAGAGAATTTCAAAACCTTATTGCGTGAATGGATTAAAGAACGCAGAAACAGTCCTTCAGTTGTGATGTGGGGATTGCAAAACGAGAGCACGATTCCGGCTGCATTTGCCGAAGAATGCACCAAAATCATTCGAGAAATGGATCCGATGTCAGCTTCACAACGCATTGTTACAACCTGCAACGGAGGAGAAGGAACCGACTGGAATGTCGTGCAAAACTGGTCGGGAACCTATGGTGGCGATCCGTTTAATTACGATGTCGAAATGAGCAAACAATTATTAAATGGAGAATACGGCGCATGGCGTTCACACGATTTACATACCGAAGGCGAATTTGACCAAAAAGGGACATTGAGCGAAAACCGTTTTTCCCAATTAATGGAAATAAAAGTTCGCGAAGCCGAGTCGGTTAAAGATAAAATCGCTGGGCAATTCAACTGGCTTTTTGCCTCGCACGAAAATCCGGGACGCGTTCAAAACGGCGAAGGATTCAGGGATATAGACAAAGTGGGGCCTGTAAATTACAAAGGACTTTTCAGTATTTGGGGAGAACCTCTGGACGCTTATTATATGTACCGAGCCAATTATGTTTCGAACAAAACCAACCCGATGGTGTATATCGTTTCGCATACTTGGACAAATCGTTGGGCTTCTGCCGGAATTAAAAGCGGAATTGATGTGTATTCCAATTGTGATGAGGTGGAATTGTTCAATAATGTGGATAAAACATCACTGGGCAGACTTAAAAATCCAGGCTTGGGTCAGCATTTTCAATGGAATAATGTCATGATTAAGTATAATGTTTTATACGCTGTTGGTTATTTAAACGGAAAAGCTGTGGCCAAAGATTATATCATATTGAACGGTTTACCGAAAGCACCTAATTTCAGCGTATTGGAAACAGAGAATGATGTGTTTTTAAAACCAGCAAAAGACTATAATTATATCTACAGAGTAAATTGCGGAGGTGGCCAAATGACAGATGCTTTTGGGAATACCTGGCAGGCGGATGTGCATAAAAGTGGCGATGGGACTTGGGGTTCTTTGTCTTGGACAGATAATTTCAAACAGCTTCCTGATTTTTATGCGAGTCAAAGAAGTACTTTCGATCCAATTGCGGGGACAAATGATTGGAAATTATTTCAGGATTTTAGATATGGAATCGACAAACTGCGTTACGAATTTCCAGCTCCAGATGGAGAATATTTGGTGGAATTGTATTTCATCGAACCTTGGTACGGAACTGGTGGCGGATTGGATTGCAAAGGCTGGCGTTTGTTTGATGTGGCTATTAATGATAAAGTGGTTTTAAAAGATTTTGATATTTGGAATCAGGTTGGGCACGACAAGGCATTGAAGAAAACTTTTGTTGTAAAAAGTAAAAATGGGAAAATTGTGATTTCGTTTCCAAATGTAAAAGCGAGTCAGGCAATTATTTCGGCAATAGCCATTGCGACCAAAGACAAAACAGTGAAAGGAGCGCCTGCATCTTCAGGAAATATTCAGAATGTCGTTATTGATACAGAGGATAAAACAGCTTGCAAAATAGATTCTTGGCTTGATATAAATTCGGTGCAATATTCGAATGGGAATGTTTTTTTTACAAAATTACCTTCGGAGGTTTTTGGTGCCGAGTATTTGCAGTTTCCTGTCAATGCAAAAACAACAGGTTCTTTTGAGACCAAAGAAGATTCTGATATTTATCTTTTAGTGCCTCGGAAACCAAAAGATTCAATTCCTGGATATAAAGAAATAGAAGGTTCGGCTAGAAATTCAGAAGGTATTGAGTTTACTGTTTTTCAGAAAAAAGTAAAAAAGGGCGAAAAAGTATTTTTCGAAAATTTTGAAAGTTTGAGTTCTGTTGCTGTGGTTCCAACGTATGATATGGGCGAAAAAGACGATTCGCGTCCTGTGGTGCTTATTGAAGCCGAAACTGCCAAAACGGATGGATCGGGAATTCAGAAGGCTAATTTTAAAAAGAGCGATTATGTTGAGTTTACACAAAAAACAAAAAACAGCATTCAGTTTGAAGTAAAACCTGGAGTAGCCGGGATTTACCTGATGCGTTTCCGATATATGAATCGAAATGAAACACCATTAAAAGTCAAATTCAAAATGGAAGATGCTTACGGAATTTTGATGAGAAACGATACGATTGAGTTTCCTCCTTCGCCCGAAAAATGGAAAGTTTTGAATACAACATCAGGCGGTTATATCAACGCAGGGACGTACACAATCACATTAGAATCAGAGGATATGCAGGGATTGTTACTAGATTCTTTTGAGTTTCAGTAA
- the miaE gene encoding tRNA-(ms[2]io[6]A)-hydroxylase, with the protein MLGLKLATDPRWVNIVETNIEEILTDHAWCEQKAASNAISLIAYNSELEELVTELLVIAREELEHFQLVHNLIKSRGLTLGRERKDHYVNELFKFMKKDGSRKDALVDRLLFSAMIEARSCERFKVLSENIEDPELAKFYRDLMISEAGHYTTFLGFARKYVDNFDVDKRWKEWIEYETSIIVNYGKNETVHG; encoded by the coding sequence ATGCTTGGATTGAAATTAGCCACAGACCCACGTTGGGTAAATATAGTAGAAACCAATATCGAAGAAATATTAACTGACCACGCTTGGTGTGAACAAAAAGCAGCCTCTAATGCTATTAGTTTGATAGCTTATAATTCTGAGTTAGAGGAATTAGTGACCGAGTTGTTGGTGATTGCTAGAGAAGAATTGGAGCATTTTCAATTGGTTCATAATTTAATAAAAAGCAGAGGGCTGACCTTGGGTAGGGAGCGAAAGGATCATTATGTAAATGAATTGTTTAAATTCATGAAAAAAGACGGCAGCCGCAAAGATGCTTTGGTGGATCGATTGCTGTTTTCGGCTATGATTGAAGCCAGAAGTTGTGAGCGTTTCAAAGTGTTATCAGAGAATATTGAAGATCCAGAATTGGCCAAATTTTATAGAGATTTAATGATTTCTGAAGCGGGACATTATACTACTTTCCTTGGCTTTGCCAGAAAATATGTAGACAATTTTGATGTAGACAAGCGTTGGAAAGAATGGATTGAGTATGAAACTTCGATCATTGTTAATTACGGTAAAAATGAAACCGTACACGGGTAA
- a CDS encoding glycosyltransferase family 4 protein, whose protein sequence is MNHIQTVLIIGFVWPEPNSSAAGGRMLQLITQFQQQGYSITFASPAMDSDFMVDLAALNVDKKTIALNCSSFDIFVKELNPAIVLFDRFMIEEQFGWRVAENCPNALRILDTEDLHCLRSARQKAFKAHRDFVITDTLKEEVAKREIASILRCDLSLIISEFEMELLEKIFKIDSQLLYYLPFLLEPISQSTFEKLPSFEERNDFVFIGNFLHEPNWNAVQYLKESIWPLIRKQLPNTNLNIYGAYPSQKALQLHQPKDGFYIKGRANDANEVVQNARIVLAPLRFGAGIKGKLIEAIQCGTPSITTSIGAESMQGNLPWNGFITDDVTEFTKAAAELYMDKQLWTTAQQNGIAIINQRYSKEKFENDFAAKIQFLLANLSQHRLDNFMGALLQHHTLTSTKYMSRWIETKNSKEKKN, encoded by the coding sequence ATGAATCATATTCAAACGGTTTTAATCATAGGTTTCGTTTGGCCCGAGCCCAATTCTTCGGCAGCAGGTGGCAGAATGTTACAGTTAATCACACAATTTCAGCAACAGGGCTATTCCATTACGTTTGCCAGCCCTGCCATGGACAGTGATTTTATGGTTGATTTGGCCGCCCTGAATGTGGACAAAAAAACAATTGCACTGAATTGTTCCAGTTTTGACATTTTTGTCAAAGAACTGAACCCAGCCATTGTATTATTTGACCGATTTATGATTGAAGAGCAATTTGGCTGGCGCGTTGCCGAAAATTGCCCGAATGCCCTGCGAATATTGGATACTGAGGATTTACACTGTCTACGGTCTGCAAGGCAAAAGGCGTTTAAAGCACATCGCGATTTTGTAATTACAGATACATTAAAAGAAGAAGTCGCCAAGAGAGAAATCGCTAGTATTTTGCGATGCGACTTGTCTCTAATTATTTCCGAATTTGAAATGGAATTATTAGAAAAAATCTTTAAAATAGATTCACAATTATTGTATTATCTACCTTTTTTACTCGAACCAATTTCACAATCTACCTTTGAAAAACTCCCCTCTTTTGAAGAAAGAAACGATTTTGTTTTCATAGGCAACTTTCTGCACGAACCCAATTGGAATGCGGTACAATATCTAAAAGAAAGCATCTGGCCACTGATAAGAAAGCAATTACCAAATACCAATCTAAATATTTATGGCGCTTATCCTTCCCAAAAAGCATTACAATTACACCAACCAAAAGATGGTTTTTATATAAAAGGTCGTGCAAATGATGCCAATGAAGTAGTCCAAAATGCAAGAATCGTTTTAGCACCATTGCGTTTTGGCGCAGGCATAAAGGGAAAACTGATTGAAGCCATACAATGCGGGACTCCCAGTATTACGACTAGCATCGGTGCCGAGTCGATGCAGGGAAATTTGCCTTGGAATGGTTTTATTACAGATGATGTGACCGAATTCACCAAAGCCGCAGCAGAATTGTACATGGATAAACAGCTTTGGACAACTGCTCAACAAAACGGAATTGCCATCATCAATCAACGCTATTCAAAAGAAAAGTTTGAAAATGATTTTGCCGCAAAAATTCAGTTTTTACTCGCCAACTTATCCCAACACCGTTTGGATAACTTCATGGGAGCATTATTACAGCATCACACTTTGACCAGCACCAAATACATGTCAAGGTGGATTGAAACAAAAAACAGTAAAGAGAAAAAAAATTAG
- a CDS encoding sugar-binding domain-containing protein, with translation MVKKTGIVLVLLLSIASFSQTKKARIVEDFNKNWNFKLGDYPQAINANFNIADWRTLNLPHDWSIEGAFDKDSKTKQAQGFLPAGKGWYRKVFTIPANWKNKAISIEFDGVFKNSEVFINGHSLGIRPNGYISFGYELSQYLYFGKPNVIAVKVDNDAQPNSRWYTGSGIYRNVRLVVSEKLHVAKWGTYVTTPEVSAQKASVNCEVTIDNENASAKEFKLVTSIVNANNVEVANSTSIEKFEPKTSAKKVHNLTVNQPKLWDTENPYMYKVLTRIYENSKLIDNYETPLGFRFFSFDAEKGFSLNGKPTKILGVCLHHDNGALGAVENIHAVKRKLKILKEMGANAIRMAHNPHSLEMMQLCDEMGFIVQDEAFDVWKKKKVTNDYHKDWDAWHKQDLEDFIKRDRNHPSVMMWSIGNEIREQFDSTGIAITRELAQIVKSLDKTRPVTSALTENVIEKNFIYQSGALDLLGFNYKHEDYKDFPVRFKGQKILASESVSALETRGHYDQPSDVIKTWPPKYGAPFDGNADWTVSAYDQVKSYWGATHEDNWKTIKKQDFMAGTFIWTGFDYIGEPDPYPYPARSSYFGIIDLAGFPKDVYYMYQSEWTTKPVLHIFPHWNWTAGQEVDVWAYYNNADEVELFLNGKSLGKKSKQNDDLHISWRVKFEPGTIKAISRKGGKVVLEKEIKTAGEASKIALVANKKTLKNDSYDLVYVTVSITDKDGNLVPNANNLIDFEVIGGGKLVGVDNGYQAGWDSFKANSCKVFNGKCIAIIQSNGKKENIQLKASTGIDILAKAIEIKVE, from the coding sequence ATGGTAAAAAAAACAGGAATCGTATTGGTATTATTGCTTTCAATAGCAAGTTTTTCCCAAACTAAAAAAGCCCGAATCGTTGAGGATTTTAATAAAAACTGGAATTTTAAACTAGGGGATTATCCTCAGGCAATAAATGCTAATTTCAATATCGCTGATTGGAGAACTTTGAATTTGCCTCACGATTGGAGCATTGAAGGAGCATTTGATAAAGACAGTAAAACAAAACAAGCGCAAGGATTCTTGCCAGCTGGAAAAGGTTGGTACCGCAAAGTTTTTACCATTCCTGCCAATTGGAAAAACAAAGCCATTTCAATCGAATTTGATGGTGTTTTCAAAAACAGTGAAGTATTCATAAATGGACATTCGTTGGGAATTCGCCCGAACGGATATATTTCTTTCGGTTATGAATTATCCCAATATTTGTATTTTGGAAAACCAAATGTTATCGCTGTCAAAGTTGATAATGATGCGCAGCCCAATTCAAGATGGTACACGGGATCGGGAATTTACAGAAATGTGCGATTAGTTGTCAGCGAGAAACTGCACGTGGCCAAATGGGGAACTTATGTAACGACTCCGGAGGTTTCTGCACAAAAAGCAAGCGTTAATTGTGAGGTTACTATTGACAATGAAAACGCTTCCGCAAAAGAATTCAAACTGGTAACTTCAATAGTAAATGCAAACAATGTTGAGGTTGCAAACAGCACTTCTATAGAAAAATTTGAGCCAAAAACTTCTGCAAAAAAGGTTCATAATTTAACCGTTAATCAGCCAAAATTATGGGATACTGAAAATCCATATATGTACAAAGTGCTGACGAGAATCTATGAAAATTCAAAATTAATCGACAATTATGAAACTCCATTGGGTTTCCGATTCTTCAGTTTTGATGCCGAAAAAGGATTTTCATTGAATGGAAAACCAACAAAGATATTAGGCGTTTGTCTGCATCACGACAACGGCGCTTTGGGGGCTGTGGAAAATATTCACGCCGTAAAAAGAAAACTGAAAATCCTGAAAGAAATGGGAGCTAATGCCATCCGAATGGCACATAATCCACATTCGTTGGAAATGATGCAGTTGTGCGACGAGATGGGATTTATTGTTCAGGACGAAGCTTTTGATGTTTGGAAAAAGAAAAAAGTAACCAACGATTACCACAAAGATTGGGATGCGTGGCACAAACAGGATTTGGAAGATTTTATCAAAAGAGACCGCAACCATCCGTCGGTGATGATGTGGAGTATCGGAAATGAAATCCGTGAGCAATTTGACAGCACCGGAATTGCGATTACTAGAGAATTGGCACAAATTGTTAAATCGCTAGACAAAACGCGTCCCGTAACGAGCGCTTTGACTGAAAATGTTATTGAGAAAAATTTTATTTACCAATCGGGTGCTTTGGATTTGTTGGGATTCAATTATAAACACGAAGATTACAAAGATTTTCCAGTTCGTTTCAAAGGGCAAAAGATACTCGCTTCCGAGAGTGTTTCGGCGCTCGAAACCCGTGGACATTATGACCAACCTTCGGATGTGATAAAAACTTGGCCACCCAAATATGGTGCTCCGTTTGATGGCAATGCCGATTGGACTGTTTCGGCTTACGATCAGGTGAAATCCTATTGGGGAGCGACTCACGAAGACAATTGGAAAACCATCAAAAAACAGGATTTTATGGCGGGAACTTTCATCTGGACAGGATTCGATTATATTGGGGAACCCGATCCGTATCCTTATCCTGCAAGGAGTTCGTACTTCGGAATTATTGATTTGGCTGGCTTTCCCAAAGATGTGTATTATATGTACCAAAGTGAATGGACGACCAAACCCGTTTTGCATATTTTTCCTCACTGGAATTGGACGGCTGGACAGGAAGTCGATGTTTGGGCGTATTACAACAATGCCGATGAAGTCGAATTGTTCCTTAACGGAAAATCATTGGGTAAAAAATCCAAGCAAAATGACGATTTACACATTTCATGGCGTGTAAAATTCGAACCCGGAACAATAAAAGCCATTTCTAGAAAAGGGGGAAAAGTTGTTTTGGAAAAAGAAATCAAAACAGCTGGAGAAGCTTCGAAAATTGCTTTAGTAGCCAACAAGAAAACCCTGAAAAATGACAGTTATGATTTGGTTTACGTAACCGTTTCTATAACTGATAAAGACGGAAACTTAGTGCCAAACGCCAATAATCTAATCGATTTTGAAGTGATAGGTGGCGGAAAATTAGTTGGAGTTGACAATGGTTATCAGGCAGGTTGGGATTCGTTCAAAGCCAATTCTTGCAAAGTATTTAATGGTAAATGTATCGCCATTATTCAATCTAACGGAAAGAAAGAAAATATTCAGTTAAAAGCTTCAACGGGGATCGATATTTTGGCGAAAGCCATAGAAATAAAAGTGGAATAG